The DNA segment GCTGGAGAGCCAGTTGATCGCCTTCGCTCGCTACgagaaagaaggaaagatgaaGGAAGAGTTCTTATTCTGCAATACCCTGCCAACCACAACGACAGCAAAAGATGTCAAAGCCATCGTGGACTCTTTTTTTGAAGTGAATGGACTCAGCTGGCAGAATTTCAAGCACATTTGTACTGATGGTGCCCCAGCGATGATTGGCGTTAAAGGAGGGTTCGTCACGCTTGTGAAGAATGAATGGCCCAACGTGACGTCTTCCCACTGTTCACTACACCGATATGCTCTTGCGTCAAAAACTCTACCTCCGCGTTTGTTGGAAGTCATGGACGTTGCGGTCAAAGGGATCAACTTCATTCGTGCGAAGGCCAAAAATCATCGGCTCTTCCAACTTCTGGCCAACGAAATGGGAGCGCAACATGTGGGACTTCTGTTTTACACCAAAGTTCGTTGGCTATCGAGGGGGAAATGCCTCTCTCGGTTGTATGAACTCCGGTTGGAGACAGAAATTTTCCTGCGAGAGAACGAAAACAACCTCCATGTCCACTTCGACAATGAAGAGTTCGTCATGATGCTCGCCTACCTGGCCGATATATTCGTCCGACTCAACGAAATGAACCAGTCTTTGCAAGGCCATGATGTGACAGTCAGTTACGTTCAAGACAAGCTTGCCGGACTGTCTGCTCGAATGGGAGTCTGGCAGGCACGAATCGAGGCCGGATCCACAGCCTCGTTTCCTTTCTTTGACGAGCATCTATAGACGCAGAGGATTGAACTTCCCATCGGCATCAAAGATTGCATCATTGGACATCTCGACATTCGCTCCACTGAGTTCAAATCTTATTTCGACGATGCTCCATTGGATGTTCCATGGCACAGAGACCCATTCAACACCGAAATTGAACCTACTGAAGACGAAGTAGAGGAGCTCGCAGATTAGAAGGTCTCAAAAGCAATGAAGCTGGCCTTCAGTAGCAGAGAAGACCTCTCCAGCTTCTGGTTGTCTGTTCAGGATGCATATCCACTACTCAGCAAGAAGGCATCCGAAATGCACGTTCAATTCGCCACAATATACCTTTGCGAATCTACATTTTCTGACCTGGCGACCATTAAAACGAAGTCCAGAAACCGTCTTGAT comes from the Palaemon carinicauda isolate YSFRI2023 chromosome 16, ASM3689809v2, whole genome shotgun sequence genome and includes:
- the LOC137655289 gene encoding zinc finger BED domain-containing protein 5-like, with translation MIGVKGGFVTLVKNEWPNVTSSHCSLHRYALASKTLPPRLLEVMDVAVKGINFIRAKAKNHRLFQLLANEMGAQHVGLLFYTKVRWLSRGKCLSRLYELRLETEIFLRENENNLHVHFDNEEFVMMLAYLADIFVRLNEMNQSLQGHDVTTQRIELPIGIKDCIIGHLDIRSTEFKSYFDDAPLDVPWHRDPFNTEIEPTEDEVEELAD